The following is a genomic window from Theobroma cacao cultivar B97-61/B2 chromosome 10, Criollo_cocoa_genome_V2, whole genome shotgun sequence.
GTCCTTCattatcttttcttcatcTATCTTTGTTCTGTTTCTAGCAATCTCTTTTAGTTTCAGCAGAACAAACTACCACAGAATCCAGCAATTGAAATTAAGCCTCAATTCACGCCACCCAACTTTCTTTCAATCCCTTCTATCATTTCTGCTCAAAACCCCAAATCCCAACCGATCCCACTCCCCAAATCGCATTTCCAGGGCCTCTCACTGCGTTCTATGGATGGCTCCCTTCCTTTCAGGTGGTGGGTATAGTTCAGAAGCATGGTCTTATGTTTTAGCACTCAATGAATACATGAAAAGTCTCGAAAACCCCAGTTTCAAATTGGCTATTGACCAacatggtgatttggagtccCTAGAATTTTGGGAGGGATTGCCTCAAGATATCAGGAACTTGGCAATTCGGCTTTATCAAACAGAATGTAGAATAAATGAGACCATTGTGGTTTGCCATAGTGAGCCTGGTGCTTGGTATCCCCCATTGTTTGAAACCCTTCCATGCCCTCCAACTGGTTATCATGATTTCATGTTTGTCATTGGCAGGACCATGTTTGAGAGTGATAGACTGACTTCTCAACATGTTAAGCGTTGTAATAGAATGGATTCTGTTTGGGTTCCTACTGATTTTCATGTGTCTACATTTGTGCAAAGTGGGGTTGATCCAGCTAAGGTTGTGAAAGTTGTGCAGCCTATTGATGTGAAGTTCTTTGATCCCTCCAAGTATAAGCCATTGGACATTGCTTCCAAAGGGAATCTGGTTTTAGGTGCAAGGATTCCTAATTCCAATCCTCGAAAGGAGTTTGTGTTCTTGAGTGTCTTTAAGTGGGAGTTTAGGAAAGGATGGGACGTGTTGCTCAAAGCATACCTGAGAGAATTCTCCCGTGATGATGGGGTGGTTTTGTACTTGTTGACTAATCCTTATCATTCTAATAGAGATTTTGACAACAAGATTGTCCAATTTGTTGAACATTCTCACATGGAAAAGCCAGCTAATGGGTGGGCTTCTGTGTGTGTCATTGATACCCACATAGCTCAGGTCGATTTGCCAAAACTGTACAAGGCAGCTGATGCATTTGTGCTTCCATCAAGAGGAGAAGGATGGGGGAGACCTATTGTGGAAGCCATGGCAATGTCTTTGCCAGCAATAACAACTAATTGGTCCGGGCCTACTGAGTATTTAACAGAGGAGAATAGCTACCCGTTGCCAGTGGATAGACTGAGCGAAGTAACGGAAGGACCATTTAAAGGGCATTTGTGGGCTGAACCATCAGTTATTGAGCTTCAAGCTCTTATGAGGCATGTGATTAGTAATGTGGAGGAGGCCAAGGCTAAAGGTAAGCAGGCGAGGAAGGACATGATCAGAAAGTTTTCTCCTGAAATTGTTGCAGGGATGATCACAGGCCatatacaaaatataattgaCCAATGACAAGATGATGTCATGTGGTGATTTATGCACAAAGTATACTTGAGATTATGCTTCAGTTGAAGATTATATGATAAGTACTGGTGATTTTATGAGTTCAAGCCAACTAAAGCAGTTTGCAAACGTAGTCTATGTTTGatagcttttcttctttatggCATGCATTTTGTAAAACATTTCATCCCTTCGACAATGGAGACCAGATGAATGAAGAAATGCTCTCATTTGAAAGATGCCGCTGTTTGTAAGTTGATGTATCCTCGCAGATTCAAGATATTTCCTTTTTAAGTTCTCAAGGTTCCAATCTCATTTTGGTTTTAGAGGCTACTTCAGCAAGTCTAATTATTAAAGATGATTAATAATCCTTAGATgattatccttttttttttctttcttctgaTTTGATATGTTTATATCATTGTTAGCCACCGCTGGTTAACATACTCAGGTCCGAGCAATGATTTTTCCATATACTGATGCTGTACTGTTATGTATACATAGTACTTGCTCAATGTAGTTGTGAAAGACACCATGTTAAAAGAATTGCTCATTATTAACAAAGGTTATGCATAATTTGTTTGCTTGGAAATTCTGGATTGTTGAACTTTCAGGAATCCCAACTGTTTTTGGCTAGCTTTGTGGAACTTGATCAAGGGCATGGCATTCTACCGTACCAATCATGTGTAGTCCAGACAACATTGCATTAGAACTGTGTAAGTTTTTCAAGCAGAGAAGACATTCCCTGCAATTGAGATATCAGATCCACACAAGGAAAAATGGATGCCATTTGGTGACACCCAAGTAATAAACCCCCAACTTATTGTATGCAACTATGTTACTCGGCAGGTAAGAAGGGAGCTGCAAAGTATTTGCAATTCGACAGGATATTATTGGAGGTAGGGAGCAAAAACTTCCAAAACTTTCTTATAAACAGGTTTCTTGAAATCCACTGCCTGCacaaaatgagaaatgaaCAGCAAccattaaataaacaaaggaGACAAAGCTAATCGACCTATAATTGATACAAAATGTTAAGAGTGAGAAGCACTCACGAGCTCAACTATTTGTTCTGGTGTCATCCATGACCATTCACCAAACTCAGGTTTCTCAGTCCCATCACCCAAAAGATTAATTTCTTCCTCCTTCCCAGTGAATTTAAGGAGAAACCTGTTTGTAATGGTCAATTTAAAAAGAAGTCAACTTAGCTTGAAATATCAACAACAAACAGTTACCTTTACAAATTATAACTGAAAAACAATAGTTGGTGGACAGATCACTTTTGGAACCAGTGCTAGCAAGCG
Proteins encoded in this region:
- the LOC18586837 gene encoding uncharacterized protein LOC18586837, with product MTPNLKSFIIFSSSIFVLFLAISFSFSRTNYHRIQQLKLSLNSRHPTFFQSLLSFLLKTPNPNRSHSPNRISRASHCVLWMAPFLSGGGYSSEAWSYVLALNEYMKSLENPSFKLAIDQHGDLESLEFWEGLPQDIRNLAIRLYQTECRINETIVVCHSEPGAWYPPLFETLPCPPTGYHDFMFVIGRTMFESDRLTSQHVKRCNRMDSVWVPTDFHVSTFVQSGVDPAKVVKVVQPIDVKFFDPSKYKPLDIASKGNLVLGARIPNSNPRKEFVFLSVFKWEFRKGWDVLLKAYLREFSRDDGVVLYLLTNPYHSNRDFDNKIVQFVEHSHMEKPANGWASVCVIDTHIAQVDLPKLYKAADAFVLPSRGEGWGRPIVEAMAMSLPAITTNWSGPTEYLTEENSYPLPVDRLSEVTEGPFKGHLWAEPSVIELQALMRHVISNVEEAKAKGKQARKDMIRKFSPEIVAGMITGHIQNIIDQ